A portion of the Phycisphaerales bacterium AB-hyl4 genome contains these proteins:
- a CDS encoding LutB/LldF family L-lactate oxidation iron-sulfur protein — protein MSDTLFPKLPYKLKQRADEATVNIQLQQFVNHATYSKDVARKQAMGGAFGENTDAVRDLAGQIKQHTLDHLDHYLEQFIDNATATGVQVHFARDGEQANQIAVAIAEANKCRLCVKSKSMVTEETHLLPALEAVGCETVETDLGEFILQLDNDAPSHIVTPMIHKDRTAVARAFQRELGAEYTEDAEALAQIARKHLREKYRKADLGISGGNFLVAETGSVVLCTNEGNGRFCTTAPRIHVAFVGIEKLVPRLEHLGVMLKVLARSSTGQPLTCYTHTITGPKREHEHDGPEEVHVVLVDNGRTDVLHEDTREMLRCIRCGACLNSCPVYRKIGGHSYGAVYSGPIGAILTPMLKGLENYTDLPHASSLCGACYEACPVKINIPKYLIQLRRDMVQNHLSGTGDRVTMRLWGESLQHEWSYRIGGWMQKTFARMQAKFGGTLETDDPYASRGWLTWAPGPVKGWTQERDMPTPTAKSFRHWWRKEHGR, from the coding sequence ATGAGTGACACCTTATTCCCCAAACTGCCGTACAAGCTCAAGCAGCGTGCTGATGAAGCCACGGTGAATATCCAGCTTCAGCAGTTCGTCAATCATGCGACGTACTCGAAAGACGTGGCGCGCAAGCAGGCCATGGGCGGCGCGTTCGGCGAAAACACCGACGCGGTACGCGATCTCGCCGGCCAGATCAAACAGCACACGCTCGACCATCTCGACCACTATCTCGAACAGTTCATCGACAACGCCACCGCCACCGGCGTGCAGGTGCACTTCGCCCGCGACGGCGAGCAGGCGAACCAGATCGCGGTCGCCATCGCCGAGGCCAACAAGTGTCGGCTGTGCGTCAAGAGCAAGTCGATGGTCACCGAAGAAACCCACCTGCTGCCCGCCCTGGAAGCCGTAGGCTGCGAGACAGTGGAAACCGACCTGGGTGAATTCATCCTGCAACTGGACAACGACGCGCCGTCGCACATCGTCACGCCCATGATCCATAAAGACCGCACTGCCGTGGCCCGCGCGTTCCAGCGCGAGCTCGGTGCGGAATACACCGAAGACGCCGAGGCGCTGGCGCAGATCGCCCGCAAGCATCTGCGCGAGAAGTACCGCAAAGCCGACCTGGGCATCTCCGGCGGCAATTTCCTCGTCGCCGAGACCGGCTCGGTCGTGCTGTGCACCAACGAAGGCAACGGCCGATTCTGCACCACCGCGCCGCGCATTCACGTCGCCTTTGTCGGCATCGAAAAGCTTGTCCCACGACTCGAACATCTCGGCGTCATGCTCAAAGTGCTCGCCCGCTCCAGCACCGGCCAGCCATTGACCTGCTACACCCACACCATCACCGGCCCGAAACGCGAGCACGAACACGACGGCCCGGAAGAGGTCCATGTCGTCCTCGTCGACAACGGCCGAACCGACGTGCTCCACGAAGACACGCGCGAAATGCTCCGCTGCATCCGATGCGGCGCCTGCCTCAATTCCTGCCCCGTCTACCGCAAGATCGGCGGCCACAGCTACGGCGCGGTCTACTCCGGCCCCATCGGCGCGATCCTCACCCCGATGCTCAAAGGCCTGGAAAACTACACCGACCTGCCCCACGCCAGCTCGCTTTGCGGTGCCTGTTACGAAGCATGCCCGGTGAAGATCAACATCCCCAAGTATCTCATCCAGCTCCGCCGCGACATGGTGCAGAACCATCTCAGCGGCACCGGCGACCGCGTGACCATGCGACTCTGGGGCGAAAGCCTCCAGCACGAATGGAGCTACCGCATCGGCGGCTGGATGCAGAAAACCTTCGCCCGCATGCAGGCGAAGTTCGGCGGCACACTCGAAACAGACGACCCCTACGCCAGCCGCGGCTGGCTGACATGGGCGCCCGGCCCCGTCAAAGGCTGGACCCAGGAACGCGACATGCCCACACCCACCGCCAAAAGCTTCCGGCATTGGTGGCGGAAGGAGCACGGCCGATAG
- a CDS encoding (Fe-S)-binding protein, whose protein sequence is MKVALFITCLTDTFYPRTGIAVVKVLEKLGCEVAFPEAQTCCGQPMWNNGHHHEARELAKRMAEVFEPYDHVVTPSGSCAAMIRDYYGEMFEDEPAWRKRATALSDKTFEFVEFLVNVLDVDLRKHGVKWDGQATYHYSCHLRGIGITDEAVRVMKQIEGLEYKPLEKAEQCCGFGGTFAMKYPQISGTMVRDKVSCIKATQAPTVISNDAGCTMNISGSCRREKVDVNFKSLAEIIAEGMGLM, encoded by the coding sequence ATGAAGGTCGCCCTGTTCATCACCTGTCTCACGGACACGTTCTACCCCCGCACCGGCATCGCCGTGGTCAAGGTGCTCGAGAAGCTCGGCTGCGAGGTCGCCTTCCCCGAAGCACAGACCTGCTGCGGACAGCCCATGTGGAACAACGGCCACCACCACGAAGCTCGCGAGCTTGCCAAACGCATGGCCGAGGTCTTCGAGCCCTACGACCACGTCGTCACGCCCTCCGGCTCCTGCGCCGCCATGATCCGCGACTACTACGGCGAAATGTTCGAAGACGAACCGGCCTGGCGAAAACGCGCCACCGCGCTGTCAGACAAGACCTTCGAGTTCGTCGAGTTCCTCGTCAACGTCCTCGATGTCGACCTCCGCAAGCACGGCGTCAAGTGGGACGGCCAGGCCACCTACCACTACTCCTGCCACCTGCGCGGCATCGGCATCACCGACGAAGCCGTCCGCGTCATGAAGCAGATTGAAGGCCTCGAATACAAGCCCCTGGAGAAAGCCGAGCAGTGCTGCGGCTTCGGCGGCACGTTCGCGATGAAATACCCCCAGATCTCCGGCACGATGGTTCGTGACAAGGTCAGTTGCATCAAGGCGACCCAGGCCCCCACCGTCATCAGCAACGACGCCGGCTGTACCATGAACATCTCCGGCTCGTGCCGACGCGAAAAGGTCGACGTCAACTTCAAATCACTCGCCGAGATCATCGCGGAGGGAATGGGATTGATGTGA
- a CDS encoding PilZ domain-containing protein: MPALQEDTTAALSTIWRQIINDVADRNAGVELMPWHVAEGEGTDGDQRFRVRLLAAESDGRLVVQQPANREQRRWLELGAWIGVLLVFNNQRWLGRCRVIETADRFSLNATTHVAAIKLDAASEVRSSQRRSAFRANTAAIDLSPARLASIAKHPPGQPPAHVPPPVEAQLLNISISGLGLAVDPTGQHVQQLLQSRRYQCQFTLPGFDDAITVIVRLIHARPQQNRTVYLGLQFEFNDPGQQRQFEDRLARFTSHLERETLRKRRGS, translated from the coding sequence GTGCCCGCACTGCAAGAAGACACCACCGCCGCACTGTCGACCATCTGGCGACAGATCATCAACGACGTCGCCGACCGCAACGCCGGCGTCGAGTTGATGCCTTGGCACGTCGCCGAGGGCGAAGGCACGGACGGCGACCAACGCTTCCGCGTTCGCCTGTTGGCGGCCGAGTCCGATGGTCGCCTCGTCGTTCAACAGCCAGCCAATCGCGAGCAGCGGCGATGGCTTGAGTTAGGCGCGTGGATCGGCGTGCTGCTGGTATTCAACAACCAGCGTTGGCTCGGCCGATGCCGGGTCATCGAAACCGCAGACCGGTTCTCGCTCAACGCCACCACCCACGTCGCTGCCATCAAGCTCGACGCCGCCAGCGAAGTGCGCTCCAGTCAGCGCCGCAGCGCCTTTCGCGCAAACACAGCCGCCATCGACTTGTCGCCCGCCCGACTCGCCTCGATCGCCAAGCACCCCCCCGGCCAACCCCCCGCCCACGTGCCCCCGCCAGTCGAAGCGCAACTGCTGAACATCAGCATCAGCGGCCTCGGCCTCGCCGTCGACCCGACCGGCCAGCACGTTCAGCAGCTACTTCAAAGCCGCCGATACCAATGCCAGTTCACGCTGCCCGGCTTCGACGACGCCATCACCGTCATCGTCCGCCTGATCCACGCCCGGCCACAGCAGAACCGCACGGTCTACCTCGGCCTGCAATTCGAGTTCAACGACCCCGGCCAACAGCGCCAGTTCGAAGACCGCCTCGCGCGCTTCACCTCTCACCTCGAACGCGAAACGCTCCGAAAACGACGCGGCAGTTAG
- a CDS encoding RnfABCDGE type electron transport complex subunit D produces MNIPRTRSTPPPWVEPVHDRRRIDRQWLLVAVLLLAWGGLFFGYWAVINVAVAAVVALLAHVLGSVARQAVGLGPPLESRGHVLLLGMLGGLALPVMSAVWWPAVAGAVVGLVSAWVGRSHELRLHPVAVLGVVMLSAWLAGHASWSEDLVLDRLRDVGVTTTLPAEVPVDFVEAADSDDAGPWFSRERVARVTEPVEAVLRPSDTLVGDVRDVGEPRVGPLSWFRWESNEADAVARPWLERQVAQEQRAWLLEIDELQEMLGEARLPPLEDVLLGAVPGGVGATGVGLLLLVSLYLVYRRQSSGMMLVSAWGGAAVALLAMPVATADGWQLVGAVLLDSGPTAGAMWVTYALLGTSLVWCVSVLAPMGMPMGTRGRLVYGLLVGAGGVAALWWVAEPWAAYLGLAVAGILARPLDAIR; encoded by the coding sequence GTGAATATTCCGCGAACCAGGTCGACGCCGCCGCCTTGGGTGGAGCCGGTGCATGATCGCCGGCGGATTGATCGCCAGTGGCTGCTGGTGGCGGTGTTGCTGTTGGCCTGGGGCGGGCTGTTTTTTGGTTACTGGGCTGTGATCAACGTCGCTGTGGCGGCGGTGGTGGCGTTGTTGGCGCATGTGCTGGGAAGCGTGGCGCGTCAGGCGGTGGGGCTGGGGCCGCCGTTGGAGTCGCGTGGGCATGTGTTGCTGCTGGGGATGCTGGGAGGGCTGGCGTTGCCGGTAATGTCGGCGGTGTGGTGGCCGGCGGTCGCGGGCGCGGTGGTGGGACTGGTGTCGGCGTGGGTGGGGCGGTCGCACGAGTTACGGCTGCATCCGGTGGCGGTGCTGGGGGTTGTGATGCTGTCGGCGTGGCTGGCGGGGCATGCATCGTGGTCGGAAGATCTGGTGTTGGATCGGCTGCGCGACGTGGGGGTGACGACGACGTTGCCTGCGGAAGTGCCTGTCGATTTCGTGGAGGCGGCGGATTCAGATGATGCGGGGCCGTGGTTCAGTCGTGAGCGGGTGGCGCGGGTGACGGAGCCGGTGGAGGCGGTGCTACGGCCGAGCGATACGCTGGTGGGTGACGTGCGTGACGTGGGCGAGCCGCGGGTCGGGCCGTTGTCGTGGTTTCGGTGGGAATCGAATGAGGCCGACGCGGTGGCACGGCCGTGGCTGGAACGGCAGGTGGCGCAGGAGCAACGCGCCTGGCTGCTGGAGATCGATGAGCTTCAGGAGATGCTTGGCGAAGCCAGATTGCCGCCGCTGGAGGACGTGCTACTGGGGGCGGTGCCGGGCGGTGTCGGAGCGACGGGGGTGGGGCTGCTGCTCCTGGTGTCGCTGTATCTGGTGTACCGTCGGCAATCGAGCGGGATGATGCTGGTGTCGGCGTGGGGCGGCGCGGCGGTGGCATTGCTGGCGATGCCGGTGGCGACAGCGGATGGCTGGCAGTTGGTGGGGGCGGTGTTGCTGGACAGTGGGCCGACGGCGGGGGCGATGTGGGTGACGTACGCGTTGCTGGGCACGTCGCTGGTGTGGTGCGTGTCGGTGCTGGCACCGATGGGGATGCCGATGGGCACACGCGGGCGCTTGGTGTATGGGCTGCTGGTGGGGGCGGGCGGTGTGGCGGCGTTGTGGTGGGTGGCGGAGCCCTGGGCGGCGTACCTGGGGTTGGCGGTGGCGGGCATTTTGGCGCGGCCGCTGGATGCGATTCGCTGA
- a CDS encoding 3-hydroxyacyl-ACP dehydratase FabZ family protein encodes MAPTLLFDISHVDMDKTRFDAKHIESVNPHRGAMRLLDGIIWQSEDYKHTVAYKDVRDDEFWVPGHIPGSPVFPGVLMIETAAQLASFVCLIRLPDEAFMGFAGVDKVKFRGQVVPGDRLVLLCEETEFRRRRCVCNTQGFVNGNLVFEAVITGMPMEVKASV; translated from the coding sequence ATGGCCCCCACACTGCTTTTTGACATCTCACACGTCGACATGGACAAGACACGGTTCGATGCCAAGCACATCGAAAGCGTCAACCCCCATCGCGGCGCCATGCGTCTGCTCGATGGCATCATCTGGCAATCCGAAGACTACAAGCACACCGTCGCCTACAAAGACGTTCGCGACGACGAATTCTGGGTGCCCGGCCACATCCCCGGAAGCCCCGTCTTCCCCGGCGTGCTCATGATCGAGACCGCCGCCCAACTGGCCAGTTTCGTCTGCCTGATCCGCCTGCCCGACGAAGCGTTCATGGGCTTCGCCGGCGTCGACAAGGTCAAGTTCCGCGGACAGGTCGTCCCCGGCGACCGCCTCGTCCTGCTCTGTGAGGAAACCGAGTTCCGCCGACGTCGTTGCGTCTGCAACACACAGGGGTTCGTCAACGGCAACCTCGTCTTCGAGGCCGTCATCACCGGCATGCCCATGGAAGTCAAAGCCAGCGTCTGA
- a CDS encoding histone H1 translates to MLETYEQLRNLIDSLEDDVRKAAGGNKAAGTRVRKQLQEVKNVSQNLRVKVLEHRDDAPQ, encoded by the coding sequence ATGCTTGAAACCTACGAACAGCTTCGGAACCTCATCGACTCGCTGGAAGACGACGTGCGCAAAGCCGCCGGTGGCAACAAGGCCGCAGGCACGCGCGTGCGAAAGCAACTCCAGGAAGTCAAAAACGTCTCGCAGAACCTGCGCGTCAAAGTGCTCGAACATCGCGACGACGCCCCCCAGTAA
- the argJ gene encoding bifunctional glutamate N-acetyltransferase/amino-acid acetyltransferase ArgJ, whose translation MAKLKASKRSITDPVGFYAAGATCGIKASGLPDLALIVADRPCAAAGVFTRSRTIGAPLVVSKRHLRAGQAQAVVVNSGNANASTGKAGERDAKAMCKHVADELAHNMLTTMRDVSLKPSDVLVASTGIIGHPLPMDRIGRGIASLVTRLGRNEQADADAARAIMTTDLAPKAAHARLTLAGKTVRLAGIAKGSGMIAPNMGTMLAFITTDADIAPAALQQALTGAADASFNRISVDQHTSPSDMALVLASGAAGHDRISRTTGDDYRAFADTLTELCRNLAYQIVQDGEGATRVFRVNITHARNEREADRVAKAIVDSPLVKCAVHGGDPNWGRIVTAAGYSGVALQPAKMSLLIGDPDDKSICVYRAGTPTSLNGNEMRRLGALMRRREVVFNLALGRGEASVQWLGCDLSRQYVTINADYTT comes from the coding sequence ATGGCCAAGCTCAAAGCAAGCAAACGCAGCATCACCGACCCGGTCGGCTTCTACGCCGCAGGCGCGACCTGTGGCATCAAGGCGTCCGGCCTGCCGGACCTGGCGCTCATCGTCGCCGACCGCCCTTGCGCCGCCGCCGGCGTCTTCACGCGTAGCCGAACCATCGGCGCACCGCTCGTCGTCTCCAAACGCCACCTTCGCGCCGGCCAGGCGCAGGCCGTCGTCGTCAACTCCGGCAACGCCAACGCCTCCACCGGCAAGGCCGGCGAACGTGACGCCAAAGCGATGTGCAAGCACGTCGCCGACGAACTGGCCCACAACATGCTCACCACCATGCGCGACGTCTCGCTCAAGCCCAGCGACGTGCTCGTCGCCTCGACCGGCATCATCGGCCACCCCCTGCCGATGGACCGCATCGGCAGGGGCATTGCATCACTGGTCACCCGCCTCGGCCGTAACGAGCAGGCCGACGCCGACGCCGCCCGCGCCATCATGACCACCGACCTTGCTCCCAAGGCCGCCCACGCCCGCCTCACGCTCGCCGGCAAAACCGTCCGTCTGGCGGGCATCGCCAAGGGCTCGGGCATGATCGCGCCGAACATGGGCACGATGCTCGCCTTCATTACGACGGATGCCGACATCGCCCCCGCCGCGCTCCAGCAAGCCCTCACCGGCGCTGCGGACGCGAGTTTCAACCGCATCAGCGTCGACCAGCACACCAGCCCCAGCGACATGGCGCTCGTGCTCGCCAGCGGCGCCGCGGGCCACGATCGCATCAGCCGGACGACAGGCGACGACTACCGCGCCTTTGCCGACACGCTGACCGAGCTATGCCGCAACCTCGCCTACCAGATCGTGCAGGACGGCGAAGGCGCGACCCGGGTCTTCCGCGTCAACATCACCCACGCCCGAAACGAGCGGGAAGCCGACCGGGTCGCCAAGGCGATCGTCGACTCGCCGCTGGTCAAGTGTGCCGTGCACGGCGGCGACCCCAACTGGGGGCGCATCGTCACCGCCGCCGGCTATAGCGGCGTGGCGCTACAGCCGGCAAAGATGTCTCTGCTGATCGGCGACCCCGATGACAAGAGCATCTGCGTTTACCGGGCAGGCACGCCTACCTCTTTAAATGGCAATGAGATGCGTCGCCTCGGTGCGCTGATGCGCCGTCGCGAGGTCGTGTTCAACCTGGCCCTGGGCCGGGGTGAAGCGAGCGTCCAATGGCTCGGCTGCGACCTTTCCCGGCAGTACGTCACCATCAACGCGGACTACACCACCTGA
- a CDS encoding class I fructose-bisphosphate aldolase: MASLTVDTDRIAELLGDEAEGLLSYQPRGFSRDQLHLPGPDFVDRILAGSDRSPNVLRHFQQLLNTGRLAGTGYVSILPVDQGIEHTAGASFAPSPAYFDPENIVKLAIEGGCNAVASTLGVLGSVSRRYAHKIPFIVKLSHNELLTYPNRHDQFMFGQVDQAFDMGAVAVGTTVYFGSEQSDRQIQETSRVFARAHELGMVTILWCYLRNSAFKHDGTDYHLAADLTGQANHLGATIEADIVKQKLPETNGGFRDLKFGKTRPEVYEQLTPGDHPIELCRYQVANGYMGRVPLINSGGASGEDDFAEAARTAVINKRAGGMGLISGRKAFQRPMAEGVKLLNLIQDVYLDEHITVT, encoded by the coding sequence ATGGCCAGCCTGACTGTTGATACGGACCGGATCGCGGAACTGCTAGGCGACGAGGCGGAGGGCTTGCTGAGCTACCAGCCGCGCGGCTTTTCGCGTGACCAGTTGCACCTGCCGGGCCCGGATTTTGTCGATCGCATCCTGGCGGGCAGCGACCGTTCGCCGAATGTGTTGCGGCATTTTCAGCAGTTGCTCAACACCGGCCGACTGGCGGGCACGGGCTACGTTTCGATCCTGCCGGTGGACCAGGGCATCGAGCACACCGCCGGGGCGAGCTTCGCGCCAAGCCCGGCGTACTTCGATCCGGAAAACATCGTCAAACTCGCGATTGAAGGGGGATGCAACGCGGTGGCGTCCACGCTCGGCGTGCTCGGATCGGTGAGTCGGCGGTATGCCCACAAGATTCCGTTCATCGTTAAGCTCAGCCACAACGAATTACTGACCTACCCGAACCGTCACGACCAGTTCATGTTCGGCCAGGTGGATCAGGCGTTCGACATGGGGGCCGTGGCTGTGGGCACGACGGTCTACTTCGGCAGCGAACAAAGCGATCGGCAGATTCAGGAAACCTCGCGTGTCTTTGCCCGGGCCCACGAACTGGGCATGGTGACGATCCTGTGGTGCTATCTGCGCAACAGCGCGTTCAAGCATGATGGAACGGACTATCACCTCGCGGCCGACCTGACGGGGCAGGCGAACCATTTGGGAGCGACGATCGAGGCTGACATCGTGAAGCAGAAGCTGCCTGAGACGAACGGCGGCTTTCGCGATTTGAAGTTCGGCAAGACTCGGCCGGAGGTGTACGAGCAACTCACGCCGGGCGATCATCCGATCGAGCTTTGCCGATACCAGGTGGCGAACGGGTACATGGGGCGCGTGCCGCTGATTAACTCCGGCGGCGCATCGGGTGAGGATGATTTCGCGGAGGCGGCGCGGACAGCGGTGATCAACAAGCGGGCCGGTGGAATGGGGCTGATTTCCGGACGGAAGGCGTTTCAGCGGCCGATGGCGGAGGGCGTGAAACTGCTGAACCTGATACAGGACGTTTACCTGGATGAGCACATTACGGTGACGTGA
- a CDS encoding MarC family protein, with amino-acid sequence MRLLLYMLVIINPFAQVLYLSDLMHRLSFREFARVHFQASLLSLGVFTIFVLLGDIVLTDVFQVRLAALQIFGGLIILFIAYRYVTLGSGSNLLFKGDIRHFAPRISLPYMVGPGTIWAAILLGREMNDGLALLGITGILVINMAFVIGVQALTDRLATQKETILGQYFAILMRTNALFIGAIGVEMIVGGLQTAFSDVDVMPIPDEANVTSP; translated from the coding sequence ATGCGACTGCTCCTCTACATGCTCGTCATCATCAACCCGTTCGCGCAGGTGCTCTATCTCTCCGACCTGATGCACCGGCTGAGCTTTCGCGAGTTCGCCCGCGTGCATTTTCAGGCCAGCCTGCTTTCGCTCGGTGTGTTCACCATCTTCGTCCTGCTGGGCGACATCGTTCTCACCGACGTGTTTCAGGTTCGCCTCGCTGCGCTGCAGATCTTCGGCGGCCTCATCATCCTATTCATCGCCTACCGCTACGTGACGCTCGGCTCAGGCAGCAACCTGCTTTTCAAAGGTGACATCCGCCACTTCGCGCCACGCATCTCGCTGCCTTACATGGTCGGGCCGGGCACGATCTGGGCCGCCATCCTCCTCGGCCGGGAGATGAACGACGGGCTCGCCCTGCTTGGCATCACGGGCATTCTCGTGATCAATATGGCCTTCGTCATCGGCGTGCAGGCGCTCACCGACCGCCTCGCCACGCAGAAGGAAACCATCCTCGGCCAGTACTTTGCCATCCTCATGCGCACCAACGCCCTGTTCATCGGCGCCATCGGCGTCGAGATGATCGTCGGCGGCCTCCAGACCGCCTTCAGCGATGTTGACGTCATGCCCATCCCCGACGAAGCCAACGTCACGTCACCGTAA
- a CDS encoding BCCT family transporter yields the protein MLARHLKHFNPTVTLVSGGLVLLFVVLGALFGGNWTENDWWQVRHAITDWLGWLYIVSVGFFLLFVLYLWVSPFGRIKLGRDDDEPEFTNLTWFAMLFSAGMGIGLLFWSVAEPIAHFTAPPGGMEGESETAARHAMTLTFFHWGLHAWAIYIVVGLALSYFAFRHGLPLTIRSTLYPLLGKHIHGPIGYAVEILAIFGTIFGVATSLGLGVQQIGGGLAYLGVAENTPGLQVVLIAIITAIATISVVSGLKVGIRRLSEANLVLGLLLLLFVLIAGPTIFLLSMLIQSIGHYVSSLATLTFRTEAVLSIMPGQEDEPTWGQWWTMFYWAWWISWAPFVGMFIARISRGRTIRQFITGVLLVPTILTFIWLVVFGGSAIYMEMTQPDGAGIITASGEGPELALFALLGNLPWDTVTAIVAMIVIATYFVTSSDSASLVVDILATDGNPNPPMAGRIFWAVTEGAVAAVLLLTGGLIALQTGAIATAIPFTLIMLLICWSLVKGLRAERKASLVGATFTASPRTTLEAQRLDPIVVDTSDLEAEGEAAAESVPDDWRPFLQRMLGPKAEATATLTPEVQQAQQRMAEFVEKTVLPAFKTLRNELQQHGRQIEIDRLPYHVALRVLRDGDEEFFYAIRCRAYRRRVLTFPELSDGTGKPIVRGEVVLRGGMGANRPMSEWSREIIIRDFLNEYSKWMGW from the coding sequence ATGTTGGCCAGGCACTTGAAGCATTTCAATCCGACGGTGACGCTGGTTTCGGGGGGGCTGGTCCTGCTGTTTGTCGTGCTGGGGGCGCTGTTCGGCGGCAACTGGACAGAGAACGACTGGTGGCAAGTGCGCCATGCGATCACCGACTGGCTTGGTTGGTTGTACATCGTGTCAGTGGGCTTCTTTCTGTTGTTCGTGCTTTATCTGTGGGTCAGTCCGTTTGGTCGCATCAAACTCGGCCGGGACGATGATGAACCGGAGTTCACGAACCTCACTTGGTTTGCAATGTTGTTCAGCGCGGGCATGGGCATCGGGCTGCTGTTTTGGAGCGTGGCAGAGCCGATTGCGCACTTCACCGCGCCGCCAGGCGGGATGGAGGGCGAGTCGGAAACCGCCGCGCGGCACGCGATGACGCTGACGTTTTTCCACTGGGGCCTGCACGCGTGGGCGATCTACATCGTCGTGGGGCTGGCGCTGAGCTACTTTGCCTTCCGCCACGGCCTGCCATTGACCATCCGCTCGACGCTTTACCCGTTACTGGGCAAGCACATTCACGGTCCCATCGGCTACGCGGTGGAGATTCTGGCGATCTTCGGCACGATCTTCGGCGTCGCGACGTCGCTGGGCCTGGGCGTGCAACAGATCGGTGGCGGGCTGGCCTATCTCGGTGTGGCGGAGAATACGCCGGGCCTACAGGTGGTGCTGATCGCGATCATCACGGCTATCGCGACCATTTCCGTCGTGTCGGGCTTGAAAGTGGGCATCCGCCGACTGAGCGAAGCGAACTTGGTGCTGGGACTGCTGCTTCTGCTGTTCGTCCTGATCGCCGGGCCGACCATCTTCCTGTTGAGCATGCTCATTCAAAGCATCGGGCATTACGTATCCAGTCTCGCAACGCTGACGTTTCGTACAGAGGCGGTCCTGAGCATCATGCCGGGACAGGAAGATGAGCCCACATGGGGCCAGTGGTGGACGATGTTCTACTGGGCGTGGTGGATTTCATGGGCCCCTTTCGTGGGCATGTTCATCGCGCGCATTTCGCGCGGGCGAACGATCCGTCAGTTCATCACCGGCGTGCTGCTCGTGCCCACCATCCTTACGTTCATCTGGCTGGTGGTCTTCGGCGGCTCGGCGATCTACATGGAAATGACCCAGCCCGACGGCGCGGGCATCATCACGGCTTCCGGCGAAGGGCCGGAACTGGCGCTGTTCGCGCTGCTGGGTAACCTGCCGTGGGACACGGTCACGGCGATCGTCGCGATGATCGTGATCGCCACGTATTTCGTCACGTCATCCGACTCGGCGTCGCTGGTGGTCGACATTCTTGCGACGGACGGGAATCCCAATCCGCCGATGGCGGGCCGTATCTTCTGGGCGGTGACGGAAGGCGCGGTGGCGGCGGTATTGCTGCTGACTGGCGGGCTGATCGCGTTGCAGACCGGCGCGATCGCCACGGCCATCCCGTTCACGTTGATCATGCTGCTGATCTGCTGGTCGCTTGTGAAAGGCCTGCGCGCCGAACGCAAGGCCTCGTTGGTCGGCGCTACGTTCACTGCCAGTCCGCGCACCACGCTGGAAGCGCAGCGGCTGGACCCGATTGTCGTCGACACCAGCGACCTCGAAGCCGAAGGCGAGGCCGCGGCGGAAAGCGTGCCCGACGACTGGCGGCCTTTCCTGCAGCGCATGCTGGGCCCCAAAGCTGAGGCGACCGCGACGCTCACACCCGAGGTGCAGCAGGCGCAGCAACGCATGGCCGAGTTCGTCGAGAAGACGGTCTTGCCGGCGTTCAAGACGTTGCGCAACGAGTTGCAGCAGCACGGCAGGCAGATCGAAATCGACCGCCTGCCCTATCACGTTGCGCTGCGCGTGTTGCGGGATGGCGATGAAGAGTTCTTCTACGCGATCCGCTGCCGGGCGTATCGTCGGCGGGTGCTCACGTTCCCGGAACTGAGCGACGGCACGGGCAAGCCGATCGTGCGCGGTGAGGTGGTGCTGCGCGGCGGGATGGGGGCGAATCGGCCGATGAGCGAATGGTCGCGCGAGATCATCATCCGCGACTTCCTCAATGAATACAGCAAGTGGATGGGCTGGTAG